One genomic region from Neoarius graeffei isolate fNeoGra1 chromosome 4, fNeoGra1.pri, whole genome shotgun sequence encodes:
- the c4h1orf74 gene encoding UPF0739 protein C1orf74 homolog, which yields MLVSADVFISTAQRFLSCGKKKRQIPHSSCLDMAVQIIAVDLGLKPAVLYDLNGACAEQIHQYVGSLQEEGVLTTTLRIFSINGSCLVVNSNLMKEHLSEVLKKKSLLTVDVCPWKEQPSLIVMDSSTKRMVKDMLDFFMEEEDQHLSVSVVGEELYDRWNLCTLFGILLGYPASYWFDQAQSFENCLSMIPLVVNKVWVCWPVCDTKHSSCLYSFSVPEVLWAEANTYIENWVEHLRSQFCKQTILTELRILKETVILPTVAL from the coding sequence atgcTGGTATCAGCAGATGTTTTCATCTCAACAGCCCAGAGGTTTCTCAGCTGTGGGAAGAAGAAGAGACAAATTCCTCATTCATCATGTCTTGATATGGCTGTGCAAATCATCGCTGTTGATCTGGGCCTTAAACCAGCTGTTCTGTATGACCTTAACGGTGCATGTGCAGAACAGATCCACCAATACGTCGGCTCACTGCAGGAGGAAGGAGTACTGACCACAACACTCCGAATATTCTCCATCAATGGAAGCTGTCTTGTTGTGAACTCTAATCTGATGAAGGAACATTTGAGTGAAGTGCTTAAGAAAAAGAGCCTCCTCACTGTCGATGTCTGTCCGTGGAAGGAGCAGCCATCTCTGATTGTCATGGATAGTAGCACCAAGCGTATGGTCAAAGACATGCtggacttttttatggaggaagaGGACCAGCATCTGTCAGTCAGTGTAGTGGGAGAGGAGCTGTATGACCGGTGGAACTTGTGCACACTTTTTGGGATCCTCTTGGGCTATCCTGCTTCGTACTGGTTTGATCAAGCACAGAGCTTTGAGAACTGTCTGAGTATGATCCCACTGGTGGTAAATAAGGTTTGGGTTTGCTGGCCAGTATGCGATACAAAACACAGCAGTTGTCTTTACTCATTCAGTGTCCCTGAAGTGTTGTGGGCAGAAGCCAACACCTACATAGAAAACTGGGTGGAGCATTTGAGAAGCCAATTTTGCAAACAGACAATTTTGACTGAACTCagaattttaaaggaaacggtCATTTTGCCCACTGTAGCCCTGTGA